A region of the Cydia splendana unplaced genomic scaffold, ilCydSple1.2 scaffold_42_ctg1, whole genome shotgun sequence genome:
gtgggacgtatataggctgaattattattattattaatttgtaggtacttttgattagaaatttagcaatacaaggacgttgtatgttgtttatcggctttcgtgcaatcaagttgtgtatcatttgatgatcttgagggatccctagggttaattaggcatcatgatgcccacaaataaacaattaattgatgatctaggcctttctgcgacatattatattcatgtcactaccttgacgtaaccatagaataaataatagtatgtactattacgacagattccCCTTCCCCTTCCGTCCCAGACTCCGTTAAGAACAGACGCGTACACaatttatttcttaaaataattaaaattcaaaagTTAATATCAGTCTTGCATCATTACAATAATACACACTTTCGGTTGCACTTGAAATATTATTCTTGACATCGCGTGCTCACGGCCGCAGCCCCGCACCACACCTCGACGGAAAGAGAGGTACCCCATAATTTGCCTCTTACTCGCACCTGCCAGCCGGCCGCGGCATTCCGGCTGCGCCCGACCACTGCCGACCATCCGCTGCTACGTGCTACGAAAGGTGCTACGCCGTAGGCGACCAACGGAAGAGACCTACCAGCGCTACGAGTCATGCTAGGTAATATGGCACTTAAACGCACTCCGCAAAACACTCCGACTGGGAAGGATCCCTTAACCGAGAACGCAGATGTACCTGCCTTGTGTGGGGCCGGCGCGGAGCTCCTGCCGCCGCTCACGACGTCATATCTGCAGCACACAGGTTCGGACTCAGCGCTAGACAATATTATAACGAGAAACAAACGCAAATACGTCAGCGAAGAAGCCAGTGCAATGAGCTCGTTTATGGCAGACATGAAGAAAATGTTTACAGAATTTTCAGAAAAACAGGACAACAAATTGACATCCATTCAAAAATCAGTTGACGGCATTCGGGAGCAATATGCTGAAATATCCAAGTCAATCGATTTCCTGAGTAATAAATACGACGACATGCGTGAGGAGCTCGATAAATTGAAAACAGAACGCAATGAGACACAAAAATATATTGCATCACTCGAAAACAGGTTAGAGCAACAGGAAAAAAAATCTCGATCGAATGAAATCGAAATTCGTAATGTGCCGAAGTGTACTCCGAGTGAATCGAAAACGGACCTGCACACCACAGTACAAAAAATTTGTTCCACAATCGGCGCGAATATCGACGTGGCAGATATAAAAGACCTGCACAGAATAAACACCAAAACTGAAGGCAATAAACCTATAATGGTAGAGTTTACAACATCCAGTAAAAAAGAATGTATTATGTCTGCCTACAAGAATTTTAATAAACAACACCCCACTAAGCAACTTAATACCAAGCTCGCGAATATAAACGAACAGGAGAATCGCATTTTCATCTCGGAGTCCCTCACTTTTAAATCAAGGAAGCTGTTTCGTCAAGCAAGAGACTTCGCCGCAGAAAACCATTTCCGCTTCTGCTGGACCGCGCGCGGAGTGGTCTACCTGCGGCGCGATGAAGGCTCACCCGCGCATCGAATAACAGCTGAAACCGACTTCGCTGCAGTCAAAAATGCTACTAAATGACTAGGAACTGTTACTTATATTGTAAGTGTtaaaactaattataattacatattagtattattatttaaggatacaaaatatatatataggttaAGATATTTACCCAAACAGGCTACAAAATGGCAATTTACACCACCTAATCACAGAAATATTCAAATTACACATATCTACACCTCGCGCAATCAATCTACAAAAACATACCTGCACCCCACATATCTCACAGTCTTACACTGTTACTCAAACCCGAAAGCAGTAACTCCTAAAATTCCTATACTGATCAAGGATTTTGCTCCGGCTCTACCCAGTTATAACATTCGATAGTCAAACTacattaaataatttacatGATGATTTAGATAAACACGGCAGTCCTAACTGTTACAAACTGTGGGAGCCTGCAGATTATTCACAATTTGACAGGTTTGGTAATTTTACAGTGTTAACAGTAAATATACGTAGTTTAAACTGTAATTTAGATAAATTTCTGGTGTTTGTGTCGTGTTTTGATATTGCGATTGACGTTTTGGTCCTCACTGAATGCTGGACTAACGACTCACGTGCGCCACCCAATATTACAGATTACAACCTTTACTACAGTAAAATTCATCTTAATAAAAACGATGGCGTCGTAGTCTATGTGCACAGCAAACATAGTGCACATTCACAAGAACCCGCGGTTAATGATGGTAACTGCTTGGTAGTAGAGGTTAATAAAGCCTACACATTAATCTGTTCCTATCGACCACCTTGCTACAGCAATCCAGATGCATACCTGAACTCCCTCGACTCAATCTTGCATAATATACATACACCAAACGTTATATTTGTGGGggatataaacataaatattttatcagGACAGATTGCGAGCCAAGGTGCAAACTACCTTACACTAATGCTGTATTATGGTCTCTTACAGGGGGTTGATAAGCCAACAGCGGGTCCTAACTCTTGTATTGACCATTTCATGGTAAAGAGTAATAATACTTGGTCCACATATATATTTGATCACCTTACCGATCACTGCCCTGTTTTACTAACCGTTTCCAACGGAGCTTGCACCAATGCTTCTAGATCTTAccgtaaaattaaatataattataaagctATTAGTGAAACACTTGCTCTTGAAAAATGGACACAGTACTACAACATGACTAATGCTAACCTGGCCGCTGAATTATTAGTAAACAGAATAAAATCAGCTATTGATGTAAACTCCTGTGCACAAATCATACCAAAAAGGAGGAAACCACTGAAGCCGTGGATTACTGAAAGTGTAGTTCGATCTATACGTAAAAGAAATAAATTGCAGCGTAACTTCACTCGAGCACCTGACGATTCCAGATTAAAAAACCAATACTATAAATATAGGAATGTATgtaacaagttaataaaatctttaaaaaaagaatATTACGAGTCTCAACTACAAAAATATGAAGGAGATATAAAAAATACCTGGAAAGTTATCAAAGATGTATGTAATCTAAGCACAAATAGAAATCAAGCTGAAGAATTAttagaaatagaaaaaaatgTAACAGAGTCCTTAAACAAAGTTAATAGATATTTCACATCAATCGGTAAAACACTTGCTGACGCTACGCTTAATAACCTCAACACGACAGACACGCAACTGGCATCTAAAAGTTCAGATGTTAGTTCCGCAAACTCCAACTCGTTTTTTCTGTATCCTGCAGATGGTGCGGAAATTTCTGCTACTATACTAACACTAAAGTCTGGGAGTGCTCCTGGTGAGGATGGAATTACCTCAGATATGCTCAAACTATGTAGGCTGTCTCTACTGGAACCAATAACTTATCTATGCAATCTTTGCTTTTCGACGGGAGTATTCCCAGATCTATTCAAGCGAGCCAAAGTTACACCAGTATTCAAGAGTGGGAGCAAAAGTCTTCCTACTAATTACAGACCCATAGCGTTGATATCTACAATATCTAAAATAATTGAGAAACTGGTGAATAAACGTCTCAAGAGCTTTTTGGAGAGAAACTCCCTTCTAGGCAGCAACCAGTATGGGTTTCGAGCAAAAACCTCGACTGAAGATGCCGTACTCCATCTTACAAACTCTATTACGGAACATTTAGATAACGGGAAAAAATGCCTGGGGGTGTTTCTCGATTTACAAAAGGCTTTTGATACTGTATCAATCCCAATTCTATTAGCTCGATTAGAGAATATTGGCATAAGGGGCCTTGCACTTGATTTTTTCACAGATTATCTGACAGGGAGAATGCAATGTACATGCATCAACAGAATCAATAGTGAATGGATTCCTATTGAGTACGGCGTCCCACAGGGCAGTACCCTAGCTCCAactctttttcttatttacgtTAATGGCctttgcaaaaataaaatagctgGTTGCGAAACCCTcatgtttgcagacgacacagTGTTATTATTCCATGATAAGAGTTGGGGCGGAGTACGTGCGCTTGCAGAAAATGGCCTTAGACTAGTCACCTCTTGGTTGGAAGATTCTTTGCTCTCACTCAATATAACCAAAAcaaattacatttgttttagTAAAACAGCAGCCACTAAACCTGGGAAAGATTTTAAAGTGACTATACACACTTACCCATGCAACAGAAATATCTCCGTGGACTGCAACTGTGCACTATTGAAACGTACTGATCACCTCAAATACCTAGGAGTACAGATCGATGCGCATCTCAAATGGAATCATCACATTACTGTTGTTGCTTCTAGAGTTCGGAAACTTATATATGCTTTCAGAAACTTAAGAAGCGTGGCAAGCAAgcaactgttaattaaaacatataaaGCACTAGGTGAATGCATAGTGAGCTACTGTATTTGCTCTTGGGGTGCTGCTGCTAAGACTCATATGATTGAGGCAGAAAGAGCCCAGCGAGCTCTTTTAAAGGTCATGCTATACCTACCTTTCCGCTATCCCACTACCGAATTATATAACATGGCTATGGTTCCCACAGTTCGTAAATTGTATATCATGCAATGTCTAAAAAGATATCACCACAAAGTAGTCCCAACGTTATCGATATGCCACAAGCGTATTGAGCGCTGTCCTCTTCCGAAATGCAAAACTAAATTTGCCAGACGTAATATCAATTATAGCGCCCCCttaatgtataataaaataaaaatagaacttaaaactataaaaacattaTCTAATCATGCTTTTAAAAAGACAATTTGGACATGGTTGTGTAATATGAATTATGATGAGACTGAGAAACTATTAAGCCAGGGATTATTTGGGTGTTAGATTAGTACACACGCACGCGCACACATACACACTCACACTTAACACactctcacacacacacacacacacacacacacacacacacacacacacacacacacacacacacacacacaccaatGCATGCAAGTTTTTGAATAGCCTTTCCCGctatattgttattgtttgtaCCTAAACTAGATATTATATAAAAGAGTTTATTGTCCATACTTCTTATGTTACAATTTAAGTCAAATTGTTCTTTCAAATTTTAGCTGATTATGTAATACGGGCAACCACTGGGGCTGCAACACAGTGTAAACTAACGCAGTCTCCAGGGCTCCAACTTCATATATAGCATGTATGTGTTTTTTgaacaataaagatttatttattattatttatttaaaaaaaaaaaaaaaaaaaaaaaaaaaagattatgaccgcaaggtggcgcaagcgcgagcacgcgtccgttccatagcggtgcgcggtaaCTATTAGTGCTAggtaccaaaattggtgtgggccgcatgtacttgtagcgacgcgacgaaatcgcggagtgagctacgcctgacgtaacgttgatatatgtctactgacatctcatatttactgtatttaatgatataagcatattatcatgaatatataaatatatgaattgtagttgtcttcacaactaatgctgtaattcgattagcagcgcatctgccctataaccaagacacgatgattttgtagggtactacacctggaactctaattgattgcattgacgatgacgtttccaattacatgccctacgagacctgttacaacagtattctgtaaaccctgggctactacctttcagctaagcttattgtacttagatccggcaatgacagcagaactagtgttgattttcagagtaaattgcaggctctatttaaccggcgagcatatttgtagtcatgagtcactactgggatcatatttcacttagatcttgcattttttcctgaaccactgtatgttgttgttcttttataaaatcacgtgagtacttccttatctgcaaaggaaacctctcatctggaaatcgaaagaagcatatttctgatccgtgttctttcagaatccggtatctgctatcggtgactgcctgcaaatattttctacatattacgcatgtgtgtacgtttacgtactttgtacgtttgtatgtacgttggcttgccccgcagtccacatggtttcaaagtttctgaagtgacttcattttaatttgtatatttggagaaattaaacaatcatcgtttagatgtaaagccgtggaccgtggctattggttcgacaccttagttctcttaggcggcttcacctctaattcaattcgcgatttttcgaaacagaatcagtaactccactctaactaaactaccgaaaaatcttttcataaattctttatttatttacataacttgaaggggcgcttcatcttctacataggcataacatttaccactaaagaaaccgatgtttcacctattgaacaatcatgagtaactatgcggattaccatactaatttaatattttactagttggtccttttagacattctgtgaaagcacctcctacaaataccgtctgtttccgatagctatattaccagtaagagttcatttcctttgaaattgaactatgtaacgtttatggtcaacgttttatgatgtatgattgttataccaacggcaggtcgattgacaacccactgcttagataatcttccgaagtggagcttgttacttgaattttgaacctaatttcacaagtttctacctgactgatgtgaatagagcactaattacattataaatgcctttgtcagttcggtctattggacggaatgcgatggaaggtacttgctgttttctacgtgttactcttagtttagtggtctctgtttcacagctacatagtagacgatttaaagtaagtaaaagatttctctttgtaacaggccgcaattttttagctaatggtcaatatttagagagtatacaggagatgcttcagtattcccaaagatactatcaacctgactagtcattcatcattcaaaagagggatttagtgcgatgatttttcactaatatatatgagtatcataaactctattcttttcaggcttagagccgcaataaagagatatctcttgttagcctatgacagagccgtaaatgaattggtattcctattcagaagagagagttttagttttctttccttctttaaggctaacgtcaattttcttgcctccccctctctctttttggtataggatctagttgggcaaagtataacacaaggtttttcacttcgtacttttcccttttcacagtttcttaactgctatttttcatggccggttagtcatacagtttatgatcctcagaatgtatatttttggtttgtttggtatctcacgagaattgtttgttatcgacccagaccaacatttgtacacgaccaagacggaaaccttcctttttcctggcaggttgagacaattactgtaactgcatttcgttatcaatttcgcgccaaaccctctaatagaaattctgctgctcgtcggtttaaaaggtgacacaccatttggtcggctacattgatgatgacgccactaactaagtcgtgcattgttcatgaccatgcagatcttaaatgcgaggcccaccgtgcagacatcgatcgataaagcgaccaataagacgtccgctaccgtattaatggtagaccatgagacaacggtttttgtataacaagacaacgtcatttcaatggacgattcataggacgatgcgatatcgtctcataggacgacgcattaatgtctcacgatacgacaaaatgtagtcttatggaacaatgcaatgtagtcctatgggacgcaatatcctctcacgggacgataccacaggatggcgcaatgtcttctcacatgaggacgtaactcatcgcgatgcctgtcgtatcacaggatgacgccttatcgttttacaggacgacgcctgatgtcccacaggacgatgtcacgggactacgctatgtcgtctcacgcaacgacgcttgtcgtccaacgggacgacgccgtgtgccatttatacccgtaggtattctatttatggtgatggctagagctcacttagtctcatcgctgggccacgggcactgagcggaatgtcacaaggtcttttaacgagacgatgctcgtcgtcttacaagacgctgccatgtcgtctgtcaggacaataccattgtcaggacgataccacaggacgacgccatgtcgtgtcacgggacgacgccttgtcctctcacgggacgacgcctcgtcgtctcacgggtcgatgccatgtcgtctcatgggacgacgccatgtcatttcccgggacgacgcttgtcgtctgacgggacgacgccatgtcgtctcacgggacgacgccatgtcgtctcacgggacgacgccatgtcgtctcacgggacgacgccatgtcgtctcacgggacgacgccatgtcgtcccacgggacgacgccatatcgtctcacgggacgacgccatgtcgtctcacgggacgacgccatgtcgtctcacgggacgacgcttgttgtcccacaggacgaggccatgaggcgtaagtacccgtgtactttttgtgacggtgcctgtaggaaggtcactgcgtctcgtcgctgggccatgggcaccgagcggaatgtcacgaagtcggaggttttcaaaatgtttttacgatttaaatttcttgatctttttaaacttgctttgtaaacgtgttgctcggctgagttacaaaagcgtactgaagagaaagcagccgcgcgctggcaaccgggtgacattactacttgggtagcgcgatagatggcgctactagttgatgaattcgcttgattagggctgagttacaagggtgttatctcataatgtggttcaagcgaaggcacggacacctaaatataaattctgctgctcgtcgttctaaaaggtgacacaccatttggtcggctacaatgatgatgacgccCACTAACTGGGTCGCacattggttcatgaccatgcagatcttaaatgcgagtccgaccgtgcagacatcgaacgataaagcgaccaataagacgtccgctaccgtattaatggtaggcCATGagcatgagacaacggtttttgtttaacaagacaacatcatttcagtgtcatttcagaggacgatgcgatatcgtaTCATAGGgcgacgcattaatgtctcacgatacgacaaaatgtagtcttgtGGAACAACGCAATTTAGTcatatgggacgcaatatcctctcacgacgataccacaggatggcgcaatgtcttctcacatgatgacgtaactcatcgtGATGTCTGTCGTATCACAcgatgacgccttatcgtttcacaggacgacgcttgatgtcccacaggacgatgtcatgtcatctcacgggactacgctatgtcgtctcacgcaacgacgcttgtcgtccaacgggacgacgccgtgtgccatttatacccctCTTCTTTTTATGATGATGGCTATAGGAGCTCttttagtctcatcgctgggccacgggcactgagcagAATGTCACAAAGtcttaacgagacgatgctcgtcgtctcacaagacgctgccatgtcgtctgtcaggacaataccatgccgtctgtcaggacgataccacgggACGACGCATGTCGTcttacgggacgacgccatctcggctcacgggacgacgccatgtcgtctcacgggacgacgccatgtcgcctcacgggacgacgccatgtcgcctcacgggacgacgccttgtcgtctcacgggacaacgccatgtcgtctcacgggacgacgcatGTCGTcttacgggacgacgccatctcggctcacgggacgacgccatgtcatctcacgggacgacgccgtgtcgtctcacgggacgacgccatgtcgtctcacgggacgacgccatgtcgtctcacgggacgacgccatgtcgtctcacgggacgacgcttgttgtcccacaggacgaggccatgaggcctaagtacccgtgtactttttatgacggtgcctgtaggaaggtcactgcgtctcgtcgctgggccatgggcaccgagcggaatgtcacgaagtcggaagttttcaaaatatttttacgatttaatttctcgatctttttaaacttgctttgtaaacgtgttgctcggctgagttacaaaagcgtactgaagagaaagcagccgagcgctggcaaccgggcaaCATTAGTACtcgggtagcgcgatagatggcgctactagttgatgaattcactagattagggctgagttaaaagggtgttatctcataatgtggttcaagcgaaggcacggacacctaaataacaaaattttctcaaacttccttctttattaaaaacgaaaaaaatctataaataactatcgtaaaattttgtcgctcttctcatataaatgcttaataagatcacattataaaaaaaatttaatacgttttaagacgctattttgggttttacacattattacgcgatcaagatcataaaaaaaaacatttagtaaactttactcaatcagattatttgtgaagggtgcggaatacggggtgtgattacagggagttcaaaataaggcgggtataagacaatttttttaaatattttgtgttattcagtcagttacgtggtctttcactatcggcctcatctgagaattcaaagtcgctcaacgagctatggagagggctatgctcggagtttctctgcgtgatcaaatcagaaatgaggagatccgtagacgaactaaagtcaccgacatatactgtgtgcatatttatttgcgttatttgacatctgtcactcacaacagcaatacgacgtaaaatgtctcgcacatcgaaatcacaaaggaaaacaattgcactacgaacgtttacgttctacgtctttttttttaattttagggctagccggacaccacctttatgaatcggtagtcgtctaagtaaatcgatatgaatttttcatttttcttttaataaaaataaggaaaaggtggataatcaactgtaaatatggatatatttatcgtcacctaacagacaacaaatttgacacagaaataacataaataaactttaaaatagatccccagttagtttagattttgacgatgggtgcgacctactcggtcggtgtattaaatgccttgcgcgaaaaccatctaattctagctttatttaaatcgcaaataaaaattcattatacgtcacaattcgatacctcagtctacgtgccatccaatcgtaatcgcttgctgtgactatcgatttgggttagttacatctctatacaggatgtccagtaattaatggacaaccttctaaccatcgacagggcagcttaggctggtccagaaaatgcacttataggtctagtaaaagtttcgtggttttcgagataatcgcacttttatgtcttttttactagttagcaccatacttcactttaaacaccatctaggccatatctttatttgtagaaatgtaaatagcatgtgtgataccattttagaatcagtattagataaactatttttaagaaagttggccactctgttctccatacattatacatatatatatgggcaggccacattgcgcgcagagaagatggccgatggggtcgaaaagtgctcgagtggagaccacggactaacAAAAGCAGCGTAGGatgtccacccacaagatggacagacgaccttgttaaggccgtcggaagacgctggatgcgggtcgcttccgaccggaatggaggtccaaggggaaggcctatgttcagcagtggacgtcttatggctgagatgatgatgatgagtcagttacaacttaattcaaaaaaaataattatataatgcacttaataaaatgtaggtaccgtgcgcgagtttgactcgcacttaattgaattattttcttgaaaacattgtttcgttaaaattgtgtgatcattaaagtaggtgtaaagtcgataggtattgtaaacaataatttattaagttaggcaacaaaagtattg
Encoded here:
- the LOC134805558 gene encoding uncharacterized protein LOC134805558; protein product: MALKRTPQNTPTGKDPLTENADVPALCGAGAELLPPLTTSYLQHTGSDSALDNIITRNKRKYVSEEASAMSSFMADMKKMFTEFSEKQDNKLTSIQKSVDGIREQYAEISKSIDFLSNKYDDMREELDKLKTERNETQKYIASLENRLEQQEKKSRSNEIEIRNVPKCTPSESKTDLHTTVQKICSTIGANIDVADIKDLHRINTKTEGNKPIMVEFTTSSKKECIMSAYKNFNKQHPTKQLNTKLANINEQENRIFISESLTFKSRKLFRQARDFAAENHFRFCWTARGVVYLRRDEGSPAHRITAETDFAAVKNATK